The proteins below are encoded in one region of Parvicella tangerina:
- a CDS encoding GNAT family N-acetyltransferase: MRLEELEYKLLTTPTADIRGLLANTVYGTKGGLRLKHKDTVWKLDELIDPDFHALYDAGNLVGVVVYSKRRAKFGGSEMNCMYIRYFSVSPDYQGLGVAKYLTEVAVKNYRKTLQEPTVVYAFIEAKNTRSVAVGDYFDPLSLGYFSPIYFSRFFPKKIEFTCNDKKVFHEYYPDKKLLNFEYARPSDKNASYCSLLLDNRYAAVRYYPVSWEVLDYPSNNWLMKKLLPNIPVIRKLVEGKELNFIAVDALSWDSDELLLKVFEQILAENKLNKLFVFADLKDERFKALRDSKSLGFMSKIQKPPRIGIQLFFHDCNDTIKDEIKKYPVEVRGFDVT, encoded by the coding sequence ATGCGGCTAGAAGAATTAGAATATAAATTGTTAACAACGCCAACAGCAGATATTCGTGGTTTGTTGGCAAATACTGTCTACGGGACGAAGGGGGGGCTACGCTTGAAACACAAGGACACCGTGTGGAAATTGGATGAACTCATCGATCCAGATTTTCATGCTCTATACGATGCAGGTAATCTAGTAGGTGTAGTTGTTTATTCAAAACGCAGGGCTAAATTCGGAGGAAGTGAAATGAACTGTATGTATATACGGTATTTTAGTGTTTCACCAGACTATCAAGGCTTGGGAGTCGCGAAATATCTTACCGAGGTCGCTGTAAAAAACTACAGAAAAACACTTCAAGAACCTACAGTGGTGTATGCATTTATAGAAGCTAAAAACACCAGGTCTGTAGCTGTGGGGGATTATTTTGATCCGCTTTCGTTGGGGTATTTTTCACCCATCTATTTCAGTAGATTTTTCCCAAAGAAAATAGAATTCACATGTAATGATAAGAAAGTGTTCCATGAATATTATCCAGATAAGAAGTTGCTGAATTTTGAGTATGCAAGGCCTTCTGATAAAAATGCTTCTTACTGCTCCTTGCTCCTTGACAATCGTTATGCAGCAGTACGATATTATCCTGTTTCGTGGGAGGTATTGGATTACCCGAGTAATAATTGGTTGATGAAAAAATTGCTACCTAACATCCCCGTGATCAGAAAGCTTGTTGAGGGAAAAGAATTAAACTTTATAGCAGTGGATGCTTTATCTTGGGACTCTGATGAGCTACTGCTCAAGGTCTTCGAACAAATTCTTGCAGAAAACAAATTGAATAAGTTGTTTGTGTTTGCAGATCTCAAAGATGAACGTTTCAAAGCTCTCAGAGATAGCAAATCTTTAGGTTTTATGAGTAAAATACAAAAACCACCAAGGATTGGTATCCAGCTATTCTTTCACGATTGCAATGACACAATAAAGGATGAAATTAAAAAATACCCAGTCGAAGTAAGAGGATTTGATGTGACATAA
- a CDS encoding T9SS type A sorting domain-containing protein, with product MKKLYKSLFSIAAIALGSAGAVDAQCTWTLDMTDSWGDGWNGNEIEVSINGVPTNYTLSGGSSGSQGFTVNDNDSIAITYLGGGSFNSEVGFSITDNNGNLLTSASSGPSAGNVYWHGISQCASACPMPSDLMLNCSTGSELSLSWTMNGSETAWEIEYGPTATSFGGGSSMVITTGDVTMNGSTVTYNLGGLNPSTSYDIYLAADCGGSVYTHYAIGSFSTTGGCPDVTGLNGTFVDNDSVIVVWDAGCIESSWNIELGDQGFTPGNGDEIYANTITDGTTDTIGSLMQITDYDVYVQSDCGGGSTGTWVGPYSFTSLPNCAAPTGFIATVISPDSVDLAWTPGSTGETEWTIEYGPSGFTQGNGTYVSVNGSPNDTIGSLMQNTTYDFYLLGNCSAADSSLWVGPETVTTPLFCGNVSGLSATTVTDTAFLSWTGGVDGETEWNVEYGPAGFTLGNGTMYTTTNNGPDTLVGLSPSAVYDFYVQASCASGDTSLYTGPFTFAMPLGNDDACDAMELPVDGVGRWFTSTGSTSQTGEPQNSSGGSSTWFYYIPTNDFGTTVSLCGSNFDTKVYGFSFDDCSDFSTYTELNYNDDACGLQSEIEVCGAAGDTIMVKVDGFSGASGNFLITITGNDFEAGNDGTASVCVGDTLDLWTQLSGNNGTNGTWAYPNNPNAVFDDSLAVTANMTAASNEYYYIDGNSCAADTATITINALEPGNTGTAISPFTACNSDVFLPDGLEGTVEAGGTWTDDSGTGLLAGPNNNVFVAAGVPAGTYPFTYTVDNGICPAASTTVTVTITDCSGIAENNFEVSLYPNPNNGNFFLLSEMSGESTVTITDVSGKVVYNNVVGLTTGTPFEVSLNNVEAGIYMINVSNASGSKVMNMIIK from the coding sequence ATGAAAAAACTTTACAAAAGTCTTTTCTCCATAGCAGCAATTGCTTTAGGTTCTGCTGGCGCAGTAGATGCACAGTGTACTTGGACCTTAGACATGACTGACTCTTGGGGAGATGGATGGAATGGAAACGAAATTGAAGTTTCCATCAACGGTGTTCCAACCAATTACACCTTATCAGGAGGATCATCAGGATCTCAAGGATTTACAGTAAACGACAATGACAGTATTGCGATCACCTACCTAGGGGGTGGAAGTTTTAATTCTGAAGTCGGCTTTTCCATTACAGACAACAATGGGAATCTATTGACTTCTGCTTCATCAGGCCCCTCAGCAGGAAATGTATACTGGCATGGAATTTCGCAATGTGCTTCCGCATGCCCGATGCCATCAGACCTGATGCTAAACTGTAGTACTGGAAGTGAGCTGTCTCTTTCTTGGACAATGAATGGTTCAGAGACTGCTTGGGAAATAGAATATGGTCCTACGGCAACCAGTTTCGGTGGAGGTTCTTCTATGGTTATTACCACAGGTGATGTTACCATGAATGGCTCAACAGTTACTTACAACCTTGGCGGGTTAAACCCTTCTACGAGCTATGATATTTATCTTGCTGCAGATTGTGGAGGGAGTGTATATACACACTATGCTATAGGTTCATTTAGCACAACTGGCGGTTGTCCAGACGTAACGGGACTAAATGGAACTTTTGTTGACAACGACTCTGTTATAGTTGTTTGGGACGCTGGATGTATTGAGTCTAGTTGGAACATTGAGCTCGGTGATCAAGGATTCACACCTGGTAACGGTGATGAAATTTATGCAAACACTATTACAGACGGAACTACAGACACAATTGGTAGCCTCATGCAAATTACCGATTATGATGTCTATGTACAATCTGATTGTGGTGGTGGTTCAACAGGAACTTGGGTAGGTCCTTACTCATTCACATCACTTCCTAACTGTGCTGCTCCAACTGGGTTTATTGCTACAGTTATCTCACCAGACTCTGTTGACCTAGCTTGGACGCCAGGCTCTACAGGAGAAACTGAGTGGACAATTGAATATGGACCTTCAGGATTTACACAAGGAAATGGAACGTATGTTTCTGTAAATGGATCACCAAATGACACTATCGGTTCATTGATGCAAAATACAACCTACGACTTCTACCTTTTAGGTAATTGTTCAGCTGCTGACTCAAGCTTATGGGTTGGACCAGAAACGGTTACTACACCTTTGTTCTGTGGTAACGTAAGTGGCCTATCTGCTACTACCGTAACAGACACTGCCTTCTTATCGTGGACAGGAGGTGTTGATGGCGAGACAGAATGGAATGTTGAGTATGGTCCTGCTGGTTTTACTCTTGGCAATGGAACAATGTACACAACTACGAACAATGGCCCTGACACGCTTGTTGGTTTGTCTCCAAGTGCTGTTTATGACTTTTACGTTCAGGCGTCTTGTGCCTCAGGAGACACTTCACTGTACACTGGTCCATTCACATTTGCTATGCCTTTAGGTAATGATGATGCATGTGACGCTATGGAGTTACCTGTAGATGGTGTCGGCAGATGGTTTACATCTACTGGTTCAACATCTCAAACGGGTGAACCACAAAATTCAAGCGGAGGATCAAGCACTTGGTTCTATTATATCCCAACCAATGACTTTGGTACTACTGTTTCTCTTTGTGGAAGTAATTTTGACACGAAGGTTTACGGCTTTTCTTTTGACGATTGTAGCGACTTTAGCACTTATACAGAGTTAAACTATAACGATGATGCGTGTGGTTTACAATCAGAAATCGAAGTATGTGGTGCTGCAGGTGATACCATTATGGTAAAGGTGGACGGATTTAGCGGAGCTTCTGGAAACTTTCTGATTACAATTACCGGAAATGATTTCGAAGCAGGTAATGACGGAACAGCTTCTGTTTGTGTTGGAGACACTTTGGATCTGTGGACTCAACTTTCTGGTAACAATGGTACTAATGGAACTTGGGCTTACCCAAACAACCCGAATGCTGTTTTCGATGACTCACTTGCTGTAACAGCTAATATGACTGCTGCTAGCAACGAATATTATTACATTGATGGTAACTCTTGTGCAGCGGACACTGCTACAATAACAATTAATGCACTTGAGCCAGGTAATACAGGGACTGCAATCTCTCCATTTACTGCTTGTAACTCGGATGTCTTCTTACCAGACGGACTAGAAGGTACCGTAGAAGCAGGCGGAACATGGACTGATGATTCAGGAACAGGTTTATTGGCTGGACCTAATAATAACGTATTCGTTGCCGCTGGGGTTCCAGCAGGAACTTACCCGTTTACCTACACGGTAGATAACGGCATTTGTCCTGCAGCTTCAACTACAGTTACAGTAACTATTACAGATTGTTCAGGAATTGCTGAAAACAATTTTGAAGTATCGCTGTACCCTAACCCTAACAATGGAAACTTCTTCCTTCTTTCAGAAATGAGCGGAGAAAGTACAGTTACTATTACAGATGTTAGTGGAAAAGTAGTTTACAATAACGTTGTAGGATTAACAACTGGAACTCCATTTGAAGTTTCATTGAACAACGTAGAAGCTGGAATTTACATGATCAATGTATCCAACGCTTCAGGCTCTAAAGTAATGAACATGATTATCAAATAA
- a CDS encoding cytochrome c3 family protein, whose amino-acid sequence MKKLGIICLLSMVFALFANPLSAQEDAGKGKELFKANCASCHKIDKPSTGPALQGAKQRWADAGEAELIYEWVQNNAALRGSGKSKRAEAVYKEWKEAAMTNFTALSKEDIDNILYYADTYVKDDGGGQDVVQVEGEDQKKGGVKVWLLILGIVLLFVVFAALGVRKKLAYIAAAEKGEDLGEEKTTMEKLGAWIYANWLFALLIFVVVVFAGLADILTRLATIGVYEDYQPSQVVAYDHSLHAGTMEIDCRYCHNSVEKSKHAGLPTTNVCMNCHANVWVSKKGTGENEIAKLHKAAGFDKELKGYIKDENGDVVEGDPIVWNKAHNLPDHVFFSHKQHVKVGGIDCMQCHGDVKTYTLGRVSTTAEINALIADNSDLGLVELTKPILTMGWCIECHDKKEIEVGPDASNPYYQEIHNRLKLRPDVYKNIKEDGVITVKELGGWECAKCHY is encoded by the coding sequence GTGAAAAAACTAGGTATAATTTGTTTGTTATCAATGGTTTTCGCACTGTTTGCGAATCCACTTTCCGCTCAAGAAGATGCTGGGAAAGGAAAGGAATTGTTCAAAGCAAACTGTGCATCTTGTCACAAAATTGACAAACCATCAACCGGTCCTGCACTTCAAGGAGCAAAACAAAGATGGGCTGACGCAGGAGAAGCTGAACTAATTTATGAGTGGGTTCAAAACAATGCCGCTTTAAGAGGTTCTGGCAAGTCTAAAAGAGCTGAAGCAGTTTATAAAGAATGGAAAGAGGCTGCTATGACTAACTTTACGGCTCTTTCTAAAGAAGACATAGACAATATTCTATATTACGCTGACACCTACGTTAAAGATGATGGAGGGGGACAAGACGTGGTTCAAGTTGAAGGTGAAGATCAAAAGAAAGGAGGTGTTAAAGTCTGGCTACTCATCTTAGGTATTGTATTGTTATTCGTAGTTTTTGCTGCCCTAGGTGTAAGAAAGAAATTGGCTTACATAGCTGCTGCTGAAAAAGGAGAAGACCTTGGTGAAGAGAAAACTACCATGGAGAAGTTGGGAGCGTGGATTTACGCTAACTGGCTTTTCGCACTTTTAATTTTTGTAGTTGTTGTTTTTGCAGGTTTAGCAGATATCTTAACGCGTCTTGCTACCATTGGTGTTTATGAAGATTACCAACCATCGCAGGTTGTTGCTTATGATCACAGCTTACATGCCGGAACAATGGAAATTGACTGTAGGTACTGTCACAACTCCGTTGAAAAATCAAAACACGCTGGTCTGCCAACCACCAACGTTTGTATGAACTGTCACGCCAATGTGTGGGTTTCTAAAAAAGGGACGGGAGAAAATGAAATCGCTAAGCTTCATAAGGCAGCTGGTTTCGACAAAGAGTTGAAAGGTTACATTAAAGACGAAAACGGAGACGTAGTAGAAGGAGACCCAATTGTCTGGAACAAGGCGCACAACCTTCCTGATCACGTTTTCTTCTCTCACAAACAACACGTGAAAGTAGGTGGAATTGATTGTATGCAGTGCCATGGTGATGTGAAGACCTATACACTTGGACGAGTTTCCACAACTGCTGAAATCAATGCGCTAATTGCTGATAATAGCGACCTCGGATTAGTTGAATTGACGAAACCAATTCTTACCATGGGATGGTGTATCGAATGTCACGATAAGAAAGAAATAGAAGTAGGACCTGATGCTAGCAACCCATATTATCAGGAAATCCACAACAGATTGAAGTTAAGACCAGATGTTTACAAAAACATCAAGGAAGACGGTGTGATCACTGTTAAAGAATTAGGTGGATGGGAGTGTGCTAAGTGTCACTACTAA
- a CDS encoding TAT-variant-translocated molybdopterin oxidoreductase, producing the protein MNKTYWKGLDEKVQSPEFQERASKEFQDDLPVEEFVGSEEVSQFKTGRRDFLKFLGFGVAAATLASCETPVIKSVPYVNKPEDITPGVANWYASTFFDGNDFANILVKSREGRPIWIKGNNSFGITKGGLTPRVNASVLNVYNSERLQNPTIEGKESSWTDVDNAVMSDLAGAGSIKLMTSTLASPSTQMAIEAFKNKFGNVEVVEYDAVSYSAMRKANKKNFGEAIIPDYDFSKAKSIVSIDADFISNWIFPTKFSAEYAQTRNPDDKKQDMSRHFQFETVMTLTGANADYRTMIKPSQQGLVAAGLLKAVGGKDLGVSVPEELTASIEKAADHLKKNKGKSIVVAGANDESVQLIVNAINDTLGNYGSTIDTSKPLNVKKGDDAKVEQLVNDVIGGKVKGLILYNVNPVYSLPNGKEFGEALANVPVSISFSQFADETASKCKYACPDHNFLESWNDYNIKYGDYSIQQPLIRPLFNTRQAQESLLVWAGEATRGDKESKVYYDFMRGLWEKHGFSSQSEYATFEDYWNWSVHNGSSVSVNIPPMSLSYSDATSGAAAGVKAMAAKGEGAKFEFIAYTTGEMGEGQYAANPWLQELPNAITKVTWDNYVTMNVQDACEVLDIPFDKENQISAYNALHIGQEDKAYLVNVKVGEATLKLPVYPLPGQARGTIGIALGYGRGEGDEMIGKAAYQVEVGDGSQTGEYILTDGKRTPIGGNAYRFLSLNNGQMDYYAAAEVSNADERYYLACTQTHHTIMGRTSVVKETDLSTFINEPMKAFNHTHELHVYEDGGHVHKDPVELSLWDEHPVEHVGHRWAMSVDLSSCNGCGVCIVACHSENNVPVVGKDEVRRVRDMHWLRMDRYFSSIDDEKREHYDHAMHNGDFENAGEFSYDNLEVPEESPQVVFMPMMCQHCNHAPCETVCPVAATTHSNEGLNMMAYNRCIGTRYCGNNCPYKVRRFNWFNYRDYKKFDKVNPTHDEYARLVLNPDVVVRSRGVMEKCTFCVQRIQEGKLNAKAEGRSVVDGDVVAACADACPSDSIRFGDWNDHESAVRNLTDNKVRMAAGQDENKRVYQALHEIGVKPNVYYQLKVRNVDVEAHGHGEAHGEEEHHA; encoded by the coding sequence ATGAACAAAACATACTGGAAAGGGTTGGACGAAAAGGTTCAATCACCGGAATTTCAAGAGAGAGCTTCAAAGGAGTTTCAAGATGACCTTCCTGTAGAGGAGTTTGTCGGAAGCGAGGAAGTGAGTCAATTTAAAACAGGTCGTAGGGATTTCCTTAAATTCTTAGGGTTTGGTGTTGCTGCTGCTACTTTAGCATCATGTGAGACTCCCGTGATTAAGTCTGTTCCTTACGTGAACAAACCTGAAGACATTACTCCTGGGGTTGCCAACTGGTACGCCAGTACTTTCTTTGATGGAAACGATTTTGCGAATATTCTAGTAAAATCAAGAGAAGGTAGACCGATCTGGATTAAGGGAAATAACTCTTTTGGAATTACTAAAGGAGGTTTAACTCCAAGGGTCAATGCATCTGTACTTAACGTTTACAATAGTGAGCGACTTCAAAACCCTACGATAGAAGGAAAAGAGTCAAGCTGGACAGATGTTGACAACGCAGTAATGAGTGACCTTGCCGGAGCAGGTTCAATCAAGTTAATGACCTCAACGCTTGCTTCTCCTTCAACGCAAATGGCGATAGAAGCATTCAAAAACAAGTTTGGCAATGTTGAAGTAGTTGAATATGACGCTGTTTCTTATTCAGCTATGCGTAAAGCAAATAAAAAGAATTTTGGAGAAGCAATCATTCCTGATTATGACTTCAGCAAAGCAAAATCTATCGTTTCAATTGACGCTGATTTCATTTCAAACTGGATCTTCCCAACTAAATTTAGTGCTGAATATGCTCAGACAAGAAATCCTGACGACAAGAAACAGGATATGTCCAGACATTTTCAGTTTGAAACTGTTATGACGCTTACTGGTGCTAATGCGGACTACAGAACAATGATCAAGCCTTCTCAACAAGGTTTGGTAGCAGCAGGTCTATTGAAAGCTGTTGGAGGTAAAGATCTTGGAGTAAGTGTTCCAGAAGAACTTACCGCATCGATTGAAAAAGCTGCAGATCATCTTAAAAAGAATAAAGGAAAATCAATCGTAGTTGCAGGAGCTAACGATGAATCTGTTCAACTCATTGTGAATGCGATTAACGATACTTTAGGAAACTACGGTTCAACTATCGATACTTCAAAACCACTTAACGTTAAGAAGGGTGATGATGCTAAAGTTGAGCAACTTGTGAATGATGTTATCGGAGGGAAGGTTAAAGGTTTGATCCTTTACAACGTTAACCCTGTTTACTCACTTCCAAATGGAAAAGAGTTCGGAGAAGCCTTAGCTAACGTTCCTGTATCCATCTCATTCTCTCAATTTGCAGATGAAACGGCTTCTAAGTGTAAATATGCTTGTCCGGATCACAACTTTTTAGAGTCTTGGAACGATTATAACATTAAATATGGGGATTACAGCATTCAACAACCGTTGATTCGTCCGTTATTTAATACTCGACAAGCACAGGAATCTTTATTGGTATGGGCTGGTGAAGCTACTCGAGGAGATAAAGAAAGTAAAGTTTATTATGACTTCATGAGAGGTTTGTGGGAGAAACACGGTTTCTCGTCACAATCAGAATATGCCACTTTTGAAGATTACTGGAACTGGTCTGTACACAACGGATCTTCTGTTTCAGTGAATATTCCACCGATGTCACTGAGCTACTCAGATGCAACGAGTGGTGCTGCTGCAGGTGTTAAAGCAATGGCTGCTAAAGGAGAAGGTGCTAAGTTCGAATTCATCGCTTACACTACTGGAGAGATGGGAGAAGGACAATATGCGGCCAATCCATGGTTGCAAGAGTTACCCAATGCCATCACAAAAGTTACTTGGGACAATTATGTTACCATGAACGTGCAAGATGCTTGTGAAGTATTGGACATCCCTTTTGATAAAGAAAATCAAATTAGCGCTTACAACGCACTTCATATCGGTCAGGAAGATAAAGCCTATTTGGTAAACGTTAAAGTTGGTGAAGCAACTTTAAAACTTCCTGTTTACCCATTACCTGGTCAAGCAAGAGGTACCATTGGTATTGCCTTAGGTTACGGTAGAGGTGAAGGAGATGAGATGATCGGTAAGGCTGCCTACCAAGTTGAGGTTGGTGACGGTTCTCAGACAGGAGAATACATCCTCACTGATGGAAAAAGAACTCCAATTGGTGGTAATGCCTATAGGTTCCTTAGTCTAAACAATGGTCAAATGGACTATTATGCAGCTGCCGAAGTTAGCAATGCTGATGAAAGATATTATTTAGCGTGTACGCAGACGCATCATACCATTATGGGTAGAACGTCAGTTGTTAAAGAAACTGACTTGTCTACTTTCATTAATGAACCTATGAAAGCGTTTAACCATACGCATGAACTACATGTTTATGAAGATGGTGGTCATGTGCACAAAGACCCAGTAGAATTATCGCTTTGGGATGAGCACCCTGTTGAGCATGTTGGTCACAGATGGGCAATGTCTGTCGACCTATCTTCATGTAACGGTTGTGGTGTATGTATCGTAGCTTGTCATTCAGAAAACAACGTACCAGTTGTAGGTAAGGATGAAGTAAGAAGAGTGAGAGATATGCACTGGTTGAGAATGGATCGATACTTCTCTTCTATTGATGATGAAAAGAGAGAGCACTATGATCATGCTATGCACAACGGTGATTTTGAAAATGCTGGTGAATTCTCTTACGATAACTTAGAAGTTCCAGAAGAAAGTCCGCAAGTTGTATTTATGCCAATGATGTGTCAGCACTGTAACCATGCTCCATGTGAGACAGTTTGTCCAGTTGCTGCAACAACTCACTCAAACGAAGGTTTGAACATGATGGCCTACAACAGATGTATCGGAACAAGATACTGTGGTAATAACTGTCCTTATAAAGTGAGAAGATTCAACTGGTTCAACTACAGAGATTATAAGAAATTTGATAAAGTTAACCCTACTCATGATGAGTACGCTAGACTGGTATTAAACCCAGACGTAGTAGTAAGATCAAGAGGGGTTATGGAGAAATGTACTTTCTGTGTACAACGAATTCAAGAAGGAAAATTGAATGCTAAAGCTGAAGGTAGATCGGTAGTTGATGGAGATGTTGTTGCTGCCTGTGCGGATGCGTGTCCATCTGACTCAATCAGATTTGGTGATTGGAACGACCATGAGTCAGCGGTGCGAAACCTTACGGACAATAAAGTTAGAATGGCCGCTGGTCAAGATGAGAATAAACGTGTTTACCAAGCACTTCATGAAATTGGTGTTAAACCAAATGTGTACTATCAACTGAAGGTTAGGAATGTTGACGTTGAGGCGCATGGACATGGTGAAGCGCATGGTGAAGAAGAACATCACGCATAA
- a CDS encoding DUF3109 family protein, with product MLEIDKKLISLDIFEKKFVCDLSACKGACCVEGDAGAPLTMEEVNILEENLEKIKPFMRQEGIEATEKEGVFYMDYDNAPVTTLVNGKECAFVRFDEKGTALCSIEDAYNNGKIDFKKPISCHLYPIRVAKLREYEAVNYNEWDICKPACDCGAKLDVEVYRFLKEPIIRKWGKTFYEQLEVAAKELKNN from the coding sequence ATGTTAGAAATTGACAAGAAATTAATTTCACTAGACATCTTTGAAAAAAAGTTTGTTTGTGATTTATCTGCGTGCAAAGGAGCTTGCTGTGTGGAAGGAGATGCAGGAGCACCTCTCACGATGGAAGAAGTTAATATTCTGGAGGAAAACCTGGAGAAAATCAAGCCTTTTATGCGTCAGGAAGGTATCGAAGCAACCGAAAAAGAAGGTGTTTTTTATATGGACTACGATAATGCTCCCGTCACAACTTTAGTCAACGGTAAAGAATGTGCGTTCGTAAGATTTGATGAAAAAGGAACCGCACTTTGCAGTATTGAAGACGCTTACAATAACGGAAAAATTGATTTCAAAAAACCGATATCTTGCCACTTATATCCAATTCGAGTGGCTAAACTAAGGGAGTATGAAGCGGTGAATTATAACGAATGGGATATCTGTAAACCCGCTTGTGATTGTGGAGCCAAACTAGATGTTGAAGTCTACCGATTCCTCAAAGAGCCCATTATTAGAAAATGGGGAAAAACATTCTACGAACAACTTGAAGTTGCAGCGAAAGAGTTGAAAAATAACTAG
- the nrfD gene encoding NrfD/PsrC family molybdoenzyme membrane anchor subunit: MHKESDIRIPLILGDKSYRDITDDIIRPIESKAPRGWYILISLSGLFALWGVGCIVYLLGTGIGTWGLNKTVEWAWDITNFVWWVGIGHAGTLISAVLLLFRQKWRMAINRAAEAMTIFAVMMAGLFPLIHMGRLWVGYWVFPLPNQFGSMWVNFNSPLLWDVFAISTYFSVGLVFWYIGLIPDFATIRDRVTKPVAKKAYSILSFGWTGGAKAWNRFEIVSLVLAGLATPLVFSVHSIVSFDFATSVIPGWHTTIFPPYFVAGAVFSGFAMVQTLMLILRKAFKLEAYLHTKHVEYMNIVIITTGSIVGVAYITELFISWYSGVEYEAYAFLNRATGPYWWAYASMMTCNVVSPQLFWSKKLRTNLAFTFVMSIIVNIGMWFERFVIIVTSIHRDYLPSSWSYFHPTWVDIGVYVGTIGVFGVLYLLFARYFPVMPIAELKTILKSSGANYKQGYGHGAGYWDKHAHHDHDDHGSHEETPTSQIEDTSATTVVPPVVDTPETPTSEEEKPEDTSNNEEE; the protein is encoded by the coding sequence ATGCATAAAGAGTCAGACATCAGGATTCCGTTAATACTTGGAGACAAGTCTTACAGAGATATTACGGATGACATTATCAGGCCTATTGAGAGTAAAGCTCCTAGAGGATGGTATATTTTAATTTCCTTATCGGGACTATTTGCGCTTTGGGGTGTTGGATGTATTGTTTACCTTTTAGGTACTGGTATCGGTACTTGGGGATTGAACAAAACCGTTGAATGGGCATGGGATATTACCAACTTTGTATGGTGGGTAGGTATTGGTCACGCAGGAACACTGATCTCTGCAGTACTTTTACTCTTCCGTCAAAAATGGAGAATGGCCATTAACCGAGCAGCTGAGGCAATGACCATCTTTGCCGTAATGATGGCTGGTTTATTCCCTTTAATTCACATGGGACGTTTATGGGTAGGATATTGGGTATTTCCACTCCCTAACCAATTCGGATCAATGTGGGTAAACTTTAACTCTCCTCTATTATGGGATGTTTTCGCGATCTCAACTTACTTCTCGGTAGGATTAGTATTCTGGTACATCGGTCTGATTCCTGATTTCGCTACAATTAGAGATAGAGTAACTAAACCAGTAGCCAAGAAAGCGTATAGCATACTTTCTTTTGGATGGACTGGTGGTGCTAAAGCATGGAACAGATTCGAAATTGTCTCTTTGGTTCTTGCAGGTTTGGCAACTCCACTAGTATTCTCTGTTCACTCTATTGTATCATTTGACTTCGCAACATCGGTTATTCCAGGTTGGCATACAACGATCTTCCCTCCTTACTTCGTAGCTGGAGCGGTATTCTCAGGGTTTGCCATGGTACAAACACTGATGTTGATTCTAAGAAAAGCTTTCAAACTAGAAGCTTATCTACACACAAAACACGTTGAGTACATGAACATCGTAATTATTACGACTGGTTCTATCGTAGGTGTGGCTTATATCACTGAGTTATTTATCTCCTGGTATTCAGGTGTAGAGTATGAAGCTTATGCTTTCTTAAACAGAGCAACAGGACCATATTGGTGGGCTTATGCAAGTATGATGACTTGTAACGTAGTTTCTCCTCAGCTATTCTGGTCTAAAAAGCTAAGAACGAATTTGGCCTTCACGTTTGTGATGTCGATCATTGTAAACATAGGTATGTGGTTTGAGCGATTTGTAATTATCGTAACTTCTATCCATAGAGATTACCTTCCATCATCCTGGTCTTACTTCCACCCTACGTGGGTAGATATAGGGGTGTATGTTGGTACTATTGGAGTCTTTGGAGTGTTATACTTGTTGTTTGCAAGATACTTCCCAGTAATGCCAATTGCTGAATTGAAAACGATATTAAAATCTTCTGGTGCTAACTATAAGCAAGGCTATGGTCATGGTGCTGGATATTGGGATAAGCATGCTCACCACGATCACGATGATCATGGTTCTCATGAAGAAACACCAACTTCGCAGATCGAAGATACTTCTGCCACAACCGTTGTACCTCCAGTAGTAGATACTCCTGAGACACCAACTAGTGAAGAAGAAAAGCCAGAAGATACTTCTAATAATGAAGAAGAATAA